One segment of Brassica napus cultivar Da-Ae chromosome C3, Da-Ae, whole genome shotgun sequence DNA contains the following:
- the LOC106454754 gene encoding V-type proton ATPase 16 kDa proteolipid subunit, with the protein MGAAYKTAKTGVGMASMGVTRPELVMKSIVLVVMVGVLGIYGFDHSCDHQYWNQPKGKSYYLFDGYDHLSSGLACGLVGLSTGMAIGIIGEAGVRGRALHS; encoded by the exons ATGGGAGCAGCGTACAAGACAGCAAAGACCGGGGTTGGTATGGCATCGATGGGTGTGACGAGACCAGAGCTTGTAATGAAGTCAATTGTTCTGGTGGTTATGGTTGGTGTCTTAGGTATTTACGGTTTTGATCATAGCTGTGATCATCAGTATTGGAATCAACCCAAAGGCAAGTCTTACTATCTATTCGATGGCTATGACCATCTCTCTTCCGGTCTCGCTTGTGGTCTCGTCGGTCTCTCCACCGGTATGGCTATCGGAATCATCGGCGAAGCCGGTGTCAG AGGGCGAGCACTTCACAGCTAA